GTCGGCGAGTTCGAGCGTCTCGTCCACGAGGGCCGCCATCCCTTCGCGCCCGAGGGCGCGGAAGGCGACGTACGGCTTCAGCGCGTCGAACCGCCGGGTGGTCTGGACCGACTTGGCGACGAGGTTCGGGACGCCCGCCTCGTCGTGGTCCTCGGGGTTGAGGTAAGCGGCGTTGCGCGCCATCCACCCGAAGTCGTCGCCGTCGCCGAGCAGCAGCGCGCCGCAGCTGACGGGCTGGTAGAACAGTTTGTGGAAGTCGACGGCGACGGAGTCGGCCCGGCCGACGCCGTCGAGCAGGTGGGCGTGCTCGTCGCTCAGCGCCACCGCGCCGCCGTAGGCGGCGTCGACGTGGAACCACAGGTCGCGGGCGTCGGCCCTCTCGGCGAGTTCGGAGAGCGGGTCGACGCTCCCGAAGTCCGTCGTCCCCGCCGTCCCGACGAGCGCGAACGGGCGCTCCTCGCGCGCGTCGAGTCGTTCGAGCGTCGCGTCGAGGGCGTCGACGTCCATCCGGTACGCCTCGTCGGTCGGCACCGAGACGACGGCGTCCTCGCCGAGTCCGAGGTGGTGGGCGGCCTGCGCGGCGGTGAAGTGCGCCTCCGCCGAGCAGAGGATGCGCAGCGACTCCGCCTCCGGCGGGAGGCCTTCGGCCTGCACGTCCCGGTCGAACCGGCGCCCGCAGTATCGGTCGCGCGCGAGCAGCAGGGCTTGGAAGTTCGACTGCGTCCCGCCGCTGGTGAACACGCCGTCGGCGCCGTCGGGCAGGTCGAACAGGTCGCAGAGGGCGTCGACCAGTCGCCCTTCGAGCACCGTCGCGGCGGGCGCCTGGTCGAACGAGTCCAGCGACTGGTTCGCCGCCGTCAGCATCGCCTCGGCGGCCAGCCCCGGAACCATCGGCGGGCACTGCAGGTGCGCCGCACAGCGCGGGTCCGAGGTGGCCA
This genomic stretch from Halogeometricum sp. S1BR25-6 harbors:
- a CDS encoding pyridoxal phosphate-dependent decarboxylase family protein; translation: MNGEDLFLGSESGDAAYRESMRRATDAVLDSLADGEQPYSGESPAALRDLFEEPVLPEEGAGLDAAIDEAAERVLPHSVATSDPRCAAHLQCPPMVPGLAAEAMLTAANQSLDSFDQAPAATVLEGRLVDALCDLFDLPDGADGVFTSGGTQSNFQALLLARDRYCGRRFDRDVQAEGLPPEAESLRILCSAEAHFTAAQAAHHLGLGEDAVVSVPTDEAYRMDVDALDATLERLDAREERPFALVGTAGTTDFGSVDPLSELAERADARDLWFHVDAAYGGAVALSDEHAHLLDGVGRADSVAVDFHKLFYQPVSCGALLLGDGDDFGWMARNAAYLNPEDHDEAGVPNLVAKSVQTTRRFDALKPYVAFRALGREGMAALVDETLELADDAASLVESADDFELVREPTLNAVVFRYRPRAEMSEEGVSRLNAAVRRRLLDDGRAVVARTEVDDVTSLKFTLLNPTATPDDVGAMLDVIRDCGDELAAERGVVA